The following proteins are encoded in a genomic region of Sorangiineae bacterium MSr12523:
- a CDS encoding protein kinase, translated as MTQTRFELLEPLGSGGMGVVFLAQDTVLDRKVAIKFLTRKDLNTAEAFERVQHEAQACARLNHENIVRLFDIGQDEGRPFLVMEHLEGYPLNVLMCRTHETNESVIDVRRAVRLMIDVAKALSHAHRAGIVHRDLKPSNIFITRDGTAKVLDFGVAQMSAGGDVAGAHFLGTPQYMSPEQWRSEVQDGRTDIWAAGVMFFELLTGASPFAGHHIAELRNAVLSPAPSPSLRGARPELPEEAEGIVKRALEKEKDARFGSADDLLDELVGLEVLLVQALRGQSDSTEAPVPSHPSFPRRRTPLANAERRQITAMACSLSSTASRDAFDDSIGEFFEACATIVSQLEGTILFSLGRQVVACFGYPRAHEDSAQRALRAASLIVDAFRPEDNERSRGARVGVATGPCIPLAADPEAAPPRMQGEVLEAAQSLERRAQPNEILTERATQMLVQGTFELALLEEVAAEDGIAPQYLYRLLRRKENRIRFNPIAAGTITPLVGRTAELDELHRLWRSAISGKGQFVFIVGEAGIGKSRLLEQHLEGLATEGHRLVRCQCWPHSQSNALQPILEGLEHAMGLDPDAPPLEKAALLGLPVQDASAPDMAQSANLLKHQMLGALLGLLQRLAEEEPLLLVVEDAHWADSITLELLERWLSGPAAVRAMVLVTARPEFQPLWARSSLLHHVTPRRLSPSESAAMVGFAGRGRHLPAAIVEQVVQRADGVPLFLEELTYSVLDALQKGGNEPTSWGDAVPATLEALLRARLDTLPEPGRELARVASVLGREMNFDLVRIMWPLSEESLRIGLLQLVETGIFRPVGGISRARFRFKHALVQEAAYQSLVKQERQELHRRAAEVLVSQFPQIAEQNPEIAARHFAEAKRPEEACVYFEKAAKQAMQRSASADALTHYARAMAQLDLLPSSLVRDRRELLLKAQLAGVYLAEDGLESERTRETLSRIRELAERYDGDEQSFWALLTFQQLNHVRGDHRTSYDLATKLMARAKKAANPGMILAAYTATVSSALSCGDLTASRHDAEAGIRLYEAQARGAVRVHMGSDVNAILHMSLGQILWMLGEPDRALHHSQEAVRIARKHDHPASLAIRMFLLATLHNERGEYPQARTLLDETLRLCEEYGLHFLSAQVRVRQAWTQIECGERQGVDELQAALGGRASMGSTINFTRYLSVLAQGQLRMGALDEAMLSIEKAMETSERTGERYCDAEHFRLKGEILLAMNESNAHHAARTFERGLEVARGQQARSWELRLACSYGRLLASQGSISEAKGLLALILSTFTEGHGTRDLRMAHDLLSSWMAPRDS; from the coding sequence ATGACCCAAACCCGATTCGAGCTGCTCGAGCCCCTGGGCAGCGGAGGGATGGGGGTCGTGTTTCTCGCGCAGGACACCGTTCTCGATCGAAAGGTGGCGATCAAGTTTCTCACGCGCAAAGACCTGAACACGGCGGAGGCCTTCGAGCGAGTTCAGCACGAGGCGCAGGCGTGTGCGCGTTTGAACCACGAAAATATCGTGCGCCTGTTCGACATCGGGCAAGACGAGGGGCGCCCCTTCCTCGTGATGGAGCACCTCGAGGGATATCCCCTCAATGTCCTCATGTGCCGTACACACGAAACGAATGAATCGGTCATCGACGTCCGGCGAGCCGTCCGACTCATGATCGACGTCGCGAAGGCGTTATCGCACGCACACCGGGCCGGAATCGTGCACCGCGACTTGAAGCCGAGCAACATCTTCATCACCAGGGACGGAACGGCCAAGGTCCTCGACTTCGGCGTGGCACAAATGAGTGCGGGTGGCGATGTCGCCGGCGCGCACTTCCTTGGGACTCCCCAGTACATGTCCCCCGAACAATGGCGTAGCGAGGTTCAAGATGGCCGAACGGACATCTGGGCTGCGGGGGTGATGTTCTTCGAATTGCTCACCGGAGCTTCTCCGTTCGCAGGCCATCACATTGCAGAACTGCGAAATGCCGTGCTCTCGCCGGCTCCTTCGCCGTCGCTGCGCGGGGCGCGGCCAGAGCTGCCCGAGGAGGCGGAAGGAATCGTAAAGCGCGCGCTCGAGAAGGAGAAGGATGCGAGATTCGGCAGCGCAGACGACTTGCTCGACGAATTGGTCGGGTTGGAGGTGCTGCTCGTGCAGGCCCTGCGCGGGCAATCCGACAGCACGGAGGCCCCCGTGCCGTCGCACCCGAGCTTTCCGCGGCGACGAACTCCCCTAGCGAATGCCGAGCGGCGACAGATTACCGCCATGGCTTGCTCCCTTTCGTCGACGGCATCGAGGGACGCCTTCGATGACTCCATTGGCGAATTCTTCGAGGCGTGCGCCACGATTGTGAGCCAGTTGGAGGGCACGATTCTATTTTCCCTGGGCCGACAGGTCGTGGCGTGCTTTGGCTATCCTCGAGCCCACGAAGACAGCGCTCAGCGCGCATTGCGTGCGGCGTCACTGATCGTCGATGCCTTTCGGCCCGAGGACAATGAGCGCTCCCGCGGCGCCCGCGTGGGGGTGGCGACGGGCCCGTGCATTCCCCTTGCCGCGGACCCGGAAGCCGCTCCCCCGAGAATGCAGGGTGAGGTGCTGGAAGCCGCTCAATCGCTCGAACGCCGCGCCCAGCCGAACGAGATTCTCACGGAACGGGCAACGCAGATGCTCGTGCAGGGCACCTTCGAGCTTGCATTGCTCGAGGAGGTTGCGGCCGAAGATGGCATTGCGCCACAATATTTGTATCGATTGTTGCGGCGGAAGGAGAATCGGATTCGCTTCAATCCGATTGCGGCGGGCACCATCACTCCGCTGGTGGGACGTACAGCCGAACTCGATGAACTGCATCGCCTTTGGCGATCGGCCATCAGCGGCAAAGGCCAATTCGTGTTCATCGTCGGCGAAGCGGGAATTGGCAAGTCGCGCCTGCTCGAGCAGCACCTCGAAGGTCTGGCGACGGAAGGCCATAGGCTGGTGCGGTGCCAATGCTGGCCGCATTCCCAGAGCAATGCACTGCAGCCCATTTTGGAGGGGCTGGAGCACGCGATGGGGTTGGACCCGGATGCCCCTCCGCTCGAGAAAGCGGCTCTCCTCGGGCTTCCCGTGCAAGATGCCTCCGCCCCGGACATGGCGCAAAGTGCGAATCTGCTCAAGCACCAGATGCTCGGAGCCCTCCTCGGCTTGCTCCAGCGGCTGGCCGAGGAGGAGCCCTTGCTGCTCGTCGTCGAGGATGCGCACTGGGCTGATTCCATTACACTCGAGTTGCTGGAGCGGTGGCTATCGGGGCCCGCGGCGGTGCGGGCCATGGTGCTCGTGACCGCGCGCCCCGAGTTTCAGCCGCTCTGGGCGCGTTCCTCGCTGCTGCATCACGTGACTCCACGCCGGCTTTCGCCGAGCGAGAGCGCCGCCATGGTCGGCTTTGCCGGTCGCGGGCGCCATCTACCTGCGGCCATCGTGGAGCAAGTCGTGCAGCGCGCCGACGGAGTCCCACTTTTCCTCGAGGAGCTCACGTACAGCGTGTTGGACGCGCTCCAGAAGGGAGGAAATGAGCCCACGTCGTGGGGCGATGCGGTGCCGGCGACCCTCGAGGCTCTTTTGCGCGCACGCCTGGACACCTTGCCCGAGCCGGGCCGGGAGTTGGCGCGGGTTGCCTCCGTGCTCGGGCGCGAGATGAACTTCGATCTGGTTCGGATCATGTGGCCTCTGTCCGAGGAATCACTCCGGATCGGACTGCTCCAGCTCGTCGAGACAGGGATTTTTCGCCCCGTAGGGGGCATATCGCGCGCGCGCTTTCGGTTCAAGCACGCCCTCGTGCAAGAAGCGGCGTACCAATCCCTGGTCAAGCAAGAGAGGCAGGAGCTGCACCGGCGGGCCGCCGAGGTGCTGGTTTCGCAATTCCCTCAAATTGCGGAGCAAAACCCGGAAATCGCGGCCAGACATTTCGCCGAGGCGAAGCGCCCCGAGGAGGCGTGCGTGTACTTCGAAAAGGCGGCGAAACAGGCCATGCAAAGGTCGGCCAGCGCCGACGCGCTCACCCACTACGCGCGTGCGATGGCGCAACTGGATCTGCTGCCATCGAGTTTGGTGCGGGACCGACGCGAGCTTTTGCTGAAGGCCCAGTTGGCGGGGGTGTATCTCGCCGAAGATGGACTCGAATCAGAGCGCACGAGGGAAACGCTTTCGCGGATTCGTGAGCTCGCCGAGCGGTATGACGGTGACGAACAATCGTTCTGGGCGCTGTTGACCTTTCAGCAGTTGAACCACGTTCGCGGTGACCATCGCACCAGTTACGATTTGGCGACCAAACTGATGGCGCGTGCGAAAAAAGCTGCGAATCCTGGCATGATACTCGCCGCGTACACAGCCACGGTTTCGTCGGCGCTTTCTTGCGGCGACCTCACCGCGAGTCGCCACGATGCGGAGGCGGGGATACGGCTCTACGAGGCGCAGGCGCGAGGCGCGGTTCGTGTCCATATGGGATCCGACGTCAACGCGATTCTGCATATGTCTCTTGGGCAGATCCTCTGGATGCTGGGCGAGCCTGACCGAGCGCTTCATCATTCGCAAGAGGCGGTGCGAATCGCGCGCAAGCACGATCATCCTGCCAGTCTCGCGATACGGATGTTCCTCCTCGCCACGCTGCACAATGAACGCGGCGAGTACCCCCAGGCGCGCACGCTGCTCGACGAGACATTGCGCCTGTGCGAGGAATACGGCCTCCATTTTCTCAGCGCCCAAGTCCGCGTCCGCCAAGCATGGACGCAAATCGAGTGCGGTGAGCGCCAGGGGGTCGACGAGCTTCAAGCAGCCCTGGGCGGTCGAGCATCGATGGGCTCGACGATCAATTTCACGCGCTATCTTTCCGTCCTTGCCCAGGGGCAGCTACGAATGGGTGCACTCGACGAGGCCATGCTTTCGATCGAAAAAGCAATGGAGACCTCGGAACGGACGGGCGAACGCTATTGCGATGCGGAGCACTTTCGATTGAAAGGCGAAATACTGCTCGCCATGAATGAATCGAATGCCCATCATGCCGCACGTACCTTCGAGCGTGGGCTCGAAGTAGCGCGCGGCCAGCAAGCCCGGAGTTGGGAGCTGCGGCTTGCTTGCAGCTACGGTCGCTTGCTGGCCAGCCAAGGGAGCATTTCCGAAGCAAAGGGGCTTCTTGCCCTCATTCTGTCAACCTTCACCGAAGGTCACGGCACCCGCGACCTTCGTATGGCGCACGACCTGCTTTCCTCCTGGATGGCGCCGCGCGATTCATGA